A single region of the Plantactinospora soyae genome encodes:
- the rpmA gene encoding 50S ribosomal protein L27 has translation MAHKKGASSSRNGRDSAAQRLGVKRFGGQVVNAGEILIRQRGTKFHPGDLVGRGKDDTLFALAAGAVLFGNKRGRKVVSIVPSER, from the coding sequence ATGGCTCACAAAAAGGGTGCGTCCAGCTCGCGCAACGGTCGCGACTCCGCGGCGCAGCGGCTCGGCGTCAAGCGGTTCGGTGGGCAGGTGGTCAACGCCGGCGAGATCCTGATCCGGCAGCGGGGTACGAAGTTCCACCCCGGTGACCTGGTCGGCCGAGGCAAAGACGACACGCTGTTCGCGCTGGCCGCCGGTGCGGTCCTGTTCGGCAACAAGCGCGGCCGCAAGGTCGTCAGCATCGTTCCGTCCGAGCGGTAA
- a CDS encoding GNAT family N-acetyltransferase yields the protein MLIESRTSSDPELAALVVAQQRELREADGGLDGQVFVPHDDARYLVGVLAGRAVACGAIQALGRDTAEIKRMYVRPAHRGQGLARQLLGALEEMALRAGHTVLRLETGSYLPGAIQLYISSGYAEIAVYGEYVDNPYSVCFEKRLPVLA from the coding sequence GTGCTGATTGAGTCACGTACGTCGTCGGATCCCGAGTTGGCCGCCCTGGTGGTGGCCCAGCAACGCGAACTGCGGGAGGCCGACGGCGGTCTCGACGGGCAGGTCTTCGTACCGCACGACGATGCCCGCTATCTGGTAGGTGTGCTGGCCGGCCGGGCCGTCGCCTGCGGGGCGATCCAGGCGCTGGGCCGGGACACCGCCGAGATCAAACGGATGTACGTCCGCCCCGCCCACCGTGGCCAGGGCCTCGCCCGGCAACTGCTCGGCGCTCTGGAGGAGATGGCTCTGCGGGCCGGGCACACCGTGCTCCGGCTGGAGACCGGCAGCTACCTGCCCGGAGCGATCCAGCTGTACATCTCGTCGGGCTACGCCGAGATCGCGGTCTACGGCGAGTACGTCGACAACCCGTACAGCGTCTGCTTCGAGAAGCGGCTGCCGGTCCTGGCCTGA
- the rplU gene encoding 50S ribosomal protein L21, with amino-acid sequence MYAIVKTGGKQYKVAEGDVIEVEKLVGKPGDAVKLTAVLLVDGDDLVTDAAKLANVAVAGEIAAHTKGPKIRIHKFKNKTGYHKRQGHRQPLTQIKVTGISNGK; translated from the coding sequence ATGTACGCGATCGTCAAGACCGGCGGCAAGCAGTACAAGGTTGCCGAGGGCGACGTGATCGAGGTCGAGAAGCTGGTCGGTAAGCCCGGCGACGCGGTCAAGCTCACCGCCGTACTTCTCGTCGACGGTGACGACCTGGTGACCGACGCGGCGAAGTTGGCCAACGTCGCGGTGGCCGGCGAGATCGCCGCCCACACGAAGGGTCCGAAGATCCGGATCCACAAGTTCAAGAACAAGACCGGTTACCACAAGCGCCAGGGTCACCGCCAGCCGCTGACCCAGATCAAGGTCACCGGCATCTCCAACGGTAAGTAA
- a CDS encoding Rne/Rng family ribonuclease, which produces MLENEPEGGERTGAQPADAAENTGTEAPVRRVRTTRRRTSAASEPTPTGAPIEAPSTARSGSGEAADPEVLAPVAGDTEPAPKTTRRRRKATTADKKDETGLSPAEAAPIGDAGTTAGPTEGTEPGAPAAEAVPPVKVTRTRRKKAAPPPAEPAELAGAPAETTGGATVAGEPAGIRTGGGSEPTGTPTLTGGPTTGSTVGAPAATEPAAGGQSDTQLSGGDGSASVLEPADVPEEAPRGRRRRAALSAPTVLFMAPEPETPPSRAGSPVEPVAVVRPVEVEVEAETGEPAETLRRRRRGRRTTEQAAVELEAEAEAEVTTDEEALDAADLDEDDETAAARRRRRRGRRGRGRGKGTADDIDDAEDEEAATETEAEAEAEEDEDDDAEAGDGVTRRRRRRRRKGAGDTDGTADDGVHTVIKIREPRKTVDEVQGVSGSTRLEAKRQRRRDGREQRRTRPPILSESEFLARREAVDRVMAVRQRGDRTQIAVLEDGVLVEHYVTRASAGTMAGNVYLGKVQNVLPSMEAAFVDVGRGRNAVLYAGEVNWDTTGLEGRARSIEHALRSGDSVLVQVTKDPIGHKGARLTSHIALSGRHLVYVPNGNASGISRKLPDTERKRLRDILKKLVPDGAGVIVRTAAEGASEDELARDVKRLQAQWEDIQAKSAEGGAPVLLYEEPDLVIRVVRDLFNEDFRELVVQGDESYDMVESYLSHVSPDLVPRLRRHTGTGDVFAERRIDEQILKGLDRKVFLPSGGHLVIDRTEAMTVVDVNTGKYTGAGGNLEETVTRNNLEAAEEIVRQLRLRDLGGIVVIDFIDMVLESNRDLVLRRLTECLGRDRTKHQVTEITSLGLVQMTRKRIGAGLLEAFSETCDCCKGRGVIIHTEPVSEKSRPAAVDKVKAVASATSTATSSVSTGASAPTSEAPAVGTRRRGRKAAAPERVVVEATDLDDTMGYDLSRYEADIPGNDDATETEPGEPMRLAGAGDPDGIEDTGDLDAETDTTETGGGRRRARRGGTRRRTRP; this is translated from the coding sequence GCGCAAGGCCACCACGGCTGACAAGAAGGACGAAACCGGTCTTTCGCCGGCAGAAGCTGCGCCAATCGGCGACGCCGGTACGACCGCCGGGCCGACCGAAGGTACCGAACCGGGGGCTCCGGCCGCCGAGGCCGTACCGCCGGTCAAGGTGACCCGCACGCGGCGGAAGAAGGCGGCCCCGCCGCCGGCCGAGCCGGCCGAACTGGCAGGTGCACCGGCCGAGACGACCGGTGGCGCGACGGTCGCCGGTGAGCCGGCCGGCATCCGTACCGGCGGCGGCTCCGAGCCGACCGGCACCCCCACGCTGACCGGCGGCCCGACGACCGGATCGACCGTCGGTGCACCGGCCGCCACCGAGCCGGCAGCCGGCGGTCAGTCGGACACCCAGCTTTCCGGCGGCGACGGCAGCGCGAGCGTGCTGGAACCGGCCGACGTACCCGAGGAGGCCCCGCGCGGCCGCCGTCGGCGGGCCGCGCTCTCCGCGCCCACCGTGCTGTTCATGGCGCCGGAGCCGGAGACCCCGCCGAGCCGGGCCGGTTCGCCGGTCGAGCCGGTCGCGGTCGTCCGGCCCGTCGAGGTCGAGGTCGAGGCGGAGACCGGCGAGCCCGCCGAAACGCTCCGGCGGCGCCGTCGTGGGCGCCGGACCACCGAGCAGGCGGCGGTCGAACTCGAGGCCGAAGCCGAGGCCGAGGTCACCACCGACGAAGAGGCCCTGGACGCCGCCGACCTGGACGAGGACGACGAGACGGCGGCGGCCCGACGCCGACGCCGCCGGGGTCGTCGGGGTCGGGGCCGGGGCAAGGGCACCGCGGACGACATCGACGACGCCGAGGACGAGGAAGCGGCGACCGAAACCGAGGCTGAGGCCGAGGCGGAGGAGGACGAGGACGACGACGCGGAGGCCGGTGACGGGGTGACCCGACGCCGCCGCCGGCGCCGCCGCAAGGGCGCCGGGGACACCGACGGTACGGCCGACGACGGCGTACACACCGTGATCAAGATCCGTGAGCCGCGTAAGACCGTCGACGAGGTACAGGGCGTCTCCGGCTCGACCCGGCTGGAGGCCAAGCGCCAGCGCCGCCGCGACGGTCGGGAACAGCGGCGTACCCGGCCGCCGATCCTGAGCGAGTCCGAGTTCCTGGCCCGCCGCGAGGCCGTCGACCGGGTGATGGCGGTACGTCAGCGCGGCGACCGGACCCAGATCGCCGTCCTGGAGGACGGGGTGCTCGTCGAGCACTACGTCACCCGCGCGTCGGCCGGCACGATGGCCGGCAACGTCTACCTGGGCAAGGTGCAGAACGTGCTGCCCAGCATGGAGGCGGCCTTCGTCGACGTCGGGCGCGGTCGCAACGCGGTGCTCTACGCCGGTGAGGTCAACTGGGACACCACCGGGCTGGAGGGGCGGGCCCGGTCGATCGAGCACGCGCTGCGCTCCGGCGACTCGGTGCTGGTGCAGGTCACCAAGGACCCGATCGGGCACAAGGGCGCCCGGCTGACCAGCCACATCGCGCTCTCCGGCCGGCACCTGGTCTACGTGCCGAACGGCAACGCCTCCGGCATCAGCCGGAAGCTGCCCGACACCGAGCGCAAGCGGCTGCGGGACATCCTCAAGAAGCTGGTACCCGACGGTGCCGGCGTGATCGTCCGGACCGCCGCCGAGGGCGCGAGCGAGGACGAGTTGGCCCGCGACGTCAAGCGGTTGCAGGCGCAGTGGGAGGACATCCAGGCCAAGTCCGCCGAGGGCGGGGCTCCGGTGCTCCTCTACGAGGAGCCGGACCTGGTCATCCGGGTCGTCCGGGACCTGTTCAACGAGGACTTCCGCGAGCTGGTGGTGCAGGGCGACGAGTCGTACGACATGGTCGAGTCGTACCTGTCGCACGTCTCGCCGGACCTGGTGCCCCGGCTGCGCCGGCACACCGGCACCGGGGACGTCTTCGCCGAGCGGCGGATCGACGAGCAGATCCTCAAGGGCCTGGACCGGAAGGTCTTCCTGCCCTCCGGCGGTCACCTGGTGATCGACCGTACCGAGGCGATGACGGTCGTCGACGTGAACACCGGCAAGTACACCGGTGCCGGCGGCAACCTGGAGGAGACGGTCACCCGGAACAACCTGGAGGCGGCCGAGGAGATCGTCCGTCAGCTCCGGTTGCGCGACCTGGGCGGCATCGTCGTGATCGACTTCATCGACATGGTGTTGGAGTCGAACCGTGACCTGGTGCTGCGCCGGCTCACCGAATGCCTCGGCCGGGACCGGACCAAGCACCAGGTGACCGAGATCACTTCCCTCGGACTGGTCCAGATGACCCGCAAGCGGATCGGCGCCGGGCTGCTGGAGGCGTTCAGCGAGACCTGCGACTGCTGCAAGGGTCGCGGCGTGATCATCCACACCGAGCCGGTGTCGGAGAAGTCCCGGCCGGCCGCGGTGGACAAGGTCAAGGCGGTCGCCTCGGCCACCTCCACCGCCACCTCCAGTGTCAGCACCGGGGCGTCGGCGCCGACGTCGGAGGCGCCGGCCGTCGGCACCCGGCGACGCGGCCGGAAGGCCGCCGCACCGGAGCGGGTCGTGGTCGAGGCCACCGACCTCGACGACACCATGGGCTACGACCTGTCCCGGTACGAGGCGGACATCCCCGGGAACGACGACGCCACCGAGACGGAACCGGGCGAGCCGATGCGGTTGGCCGGCGCGGGCGATCCCGATGGCATCGAGGACACCGGGGACCTGGACGCGGAGACCGACACGACGGAGACCGGCGGCGGTCGGCGCCGGGCCCGGCGCGGCGGCACGCGACGGCGTACCCGCCCCTGA